A genome region from Arthrobacter sp. V1I9 includes the following:
- a CDS encoding serine hydrolase, with protein MQTIWWSSRCLLLCFLVAGLLGSGTPTATYAGTTYAEPANLEQTYAALDSYLREQLETLGIPGAAVAVVRNGTQVHSAAFGRADDSGRPMTAQTPVLLASTSKSLTAIAVMQQVEAGRLRLDEPVQTYLPWFTLDDSRSQAITVRHLLHQASGMGSRDTAFEASDAQTPEALEEGVRALAGSPLAGNPGEAFHYASANFNILGLLVQTVSGQPFGDYLKEHVFGPLEMVHSHPTRAAARADNAAAGYSLWFGSFWRQTDVPAPTAGTPSSTLYASAEDLGHELTALLDGGGYGAARILRPESVAAMFEPGVRIDEAKQYAMGWFTRPLVESADPAAPPVPEEALPLLLEHQGEWGNSHTYLGMVPSSGLGVALVINANPAAAPSRLKAIDTNLLRILHGRSPVPAVVQEDWLQRYSWAVAMGLLLAELLSLWLALRLLLRPHSAGRRTPLAYAAAALALDAFVLWLCLDYAPTRFDTHLFVVVRQFPDVGISLVPALALAILWPVPRTVWLLARMRARPVVA; from the coding sequence ATGCAGACAATATGGTGGTCATCGCGCTGCCTGCTGCTGTGCTTCCTGGTCGCAGGGCTCCTCGGCAGTGGCACTCCCACCGCAACATACGCCGGCACAACGTATGCGGAACCAGCAAATCTTGAGCAAACCTACGCAGCACTGGACTCCTACCTCCGCGAGCAGCTCGAAACGCTAGGCATTCCCGGTGCGGCAGTCGCCGTCGTCCGCAACGGCACCCAAGTGCACTCGGCCGCCTTCGGCCGCGCCGACGACTCCGGCAGGCCGATGACCGCGCAGACGCCGGTCCTGCTCGCCTCCACCAGCAAGTCCCTCACGGCCATCGCCGTAATGCAGCAGGTGGAGGCCGGCCGGCTGCGGCTCGACGAGCCGGTACAGACTTACCTGCCCTGGTTCACACTTGACGACAGCCGCTCCCAAGCAATTACGGTGCGGCACCTGCTCCACCAGGCCAGCGGCATGGGGTCCAGGGACACCGCCTTCGAGGCCTCGGACGCGCAGACCCCGGAGGCCCTGGAAGAAGGCGTCCGCGCACTGGCAGGTTCACCTCTGGCCGGCAATCCGGGTGAGGCCTTCCACTACGCCAGCGCCAACTTCAACATCCTGGGCCTCCTGGTGCAGACGGTCTCCGGCCAGCCGTTCGGGGACTACCTGAAGGAACACGTCTTCGGGCCGCTGGAGATGGTGCACAGCCACCCGACGCGCGCCGCGGCCCGCGCCGACAACGCCGCCGCCGGCTACTCCCTCTGGTTCGGCTCCTTCTGGCGCCAGACCGACGTACCCGCACCCACTGCCGGGACTCCCTCCTCCACTCTGTACGCCTCGGCCGAGGACCTGGGCCATGAGCTGACCGCACTGCTCGACGGCGGCGGGTACGGCGCCGCCCGGATCCTCCGGCCCGAGAGTGTGGCGGCGATGTTCGAGCCCGGCGTGCGGATTGACGAAGCCAAGCAGTACGCCATGGGCTGGTTCACCCGGCCGCTGGTGGAATCCGCCGATCCCGCGGCTCCTCCCGTCCCCGAGGAGGCGTTGCCGCTGCTGCTCGAGCATCAAGGCGAATGGGGCAACAGCCACACCTACCTGGGCATGGTTCCGTCCTCGGGGCTGGGCGTGGCGCTGGTGATCAACGCCAATCCTGCCGCCGCCCCGTCCCGGCTGAAGGCCATCGACACCAACCTCCTGCGGATCCTTCACGGGCGGTCCCCGGTGCCTGCCGTTGTCCAGGAGGACTGGCTTCAGCGGTACAGCTGGGCGGTTGCCATGGGACTGCTGCTCGCCGAACTGCTGAGCCTGTGGCTGGCACTGCGGTTGCTGCTCCGCCCACATTCCGCGGGCAGGCGGACTCCCCTTGCCTACGCCGCTGCGGCCCTCGCCCTCGACGCCTTCGTCCTGTGGCTGTGCCTCGACTACGCCCCGACCAGGTTCGACACGCACCTGTTCGTTGTGGTCCGCCAGTTTCCCGACGTCGGCATCTCACTGGTGCCCGCCCTCGCCCTGGCCATCCTCTGGCCGGTCCCGCGGACAGTCTGGCTCCTCGCTCGCATGCGGGCCCGCCCTGTAGTGGCATAG
- a CDS encoding alpha/beta hydrolase produces the protein MNSAASNVPVRPFQRVLIVHGYESSPHANWFPWLQGALEAEGIAVTVVPLPDSDEPDNAAWENAVSAALGVPDAATVVVAHSLGAVTALRVLAALPEPWELGSLVVVAGFTEPLQALPELDGFLAADVDVERLVTNIGERIVLRSDTDPLVPAAASDDLARRLGARLQVHPGAGHFMADDGVTRLPALLDLIRSK, from the coding sequence ATGAACAGCGCAGCCAGTAACGTCCCGGTTCGGCCCTTCCAACGCGTCCTCATCGTCCACGGGTATGAATCGTCGCCTCATGCAAACTGGTTCCCCTGGCTTCAGGGTGCCCTCGAAGCTGAAGGCATCGCAGTCACCGTCGTTCCCCTCCCCGATTCTGACGAACCTGACAATGCTGCGTGGGAAAACGCGGTCAGCGCGGCACTCGGGGTGCCCGATGCGGCAACGGTGGTTGTAGCCCATTCCCTGGGTGCGGTCACCGCCCTGCGGGTACTCGCGGCGCTGCCGGAACCATGGGAACTGGGTAGTCTCGTGGTGGTGGCTGGGTTCACTGAACCACTGCAGGCCCTGCCGGAACTTGATGGTTTCCTCGCAGCTGACGTTGATGTTGAACGGCTGGTAACGAACATTGGAGAACGAATAGTTCTTCGCTCCGACACGGATCCTTTAGTGCCGGCGGCGGCATCGGATGACCTCGCCAGGCGACTGGGCGCACGGCTTCAGGTTCATCCGGGAGCAGGACACTTCATGGCAGACGATGGTGTCACGAGGCTGCCGGCTTTGCTTGACCTGATTCGATCCAAGTAG
- a CDS encoding LmeA family phospholipid-binding protein, which produces MKWTRAKDWLIGAAGMVLLLGLVVAIFWWAVSDPANTAEAGPAPSPTAGAERTPGAEPPGDLGQDGVWLSDVVLDAGTVVAAGSTLRDVRAVGQDVVTRPDGLVAGQLTVDATVPFEVVAEQIGSGTVVRAADGGQATVVRTVEALGREVRVVATGTVKVRDGRLIVEPRSIDIGGPAFLSDATAAVVRGLVTIEHSIEGLPEGLVLQDVAVQGDGFRTTLRGGDVRLVP; this is translated from the coding sequence GTGAAGTGGACGCGTGCAAAGGACTGGCTGATCGGTGCTGCTGGAATGGTCCTCCTCTTGGGACTCGTGGTTGCGATTTTCTGGTGGGCGGTGAGCGACCCGGCAAACACGGCCGAAGCAGGGCCCGCGCCCTCGCCGACGGCGGGGGCCGAGCGCACACCGGGCGCCGAGCCGCCCGGAGACCTGGGTCAGGACGGGGTGTGGCTATCCGACGTCGTGCTGGATGCCGGGACAGTGGTGGCCGCTGGCTCCACCCTCCGCGACGTTCGGGCCGTCGGGCAGGACGTGGTCACTAGGCCGGACGGGCTGGTCGCCGGACAGCTCACTGTGGACGCGACCGTGCCGTTCGAGGTTGTGGCTGAGCAGATCGGGAGCGGGACAGTGGTCCGCGCTGCTGACGGCGGTCAGGCCACGGTGGTTCGCACCGTTGAAGCCCTGGGGCGAGAAGTGCGCGTCGTTGCCACCGGCACGGTCAAGGTCCGAGACGGCAGGCTCATTGTGGAGCCACGCTCAATCGACATTGGTGGGCCGGCCTTCCTCTCCGACGCCACGGCCGCCGTCGTGCGCGGGCTCGTGACCATCGAGCACAGCATTGAGGGGCTGCCCGAGGGCCTAGTGCTGCAGGATGTCGCGGTCCAGGGCGACGGCTTCCGTACCACCCTCCGGGGCGGGGACGTAAGGCTCGTTCCCTAA
- a CDS encoding bile acid:sodium symporter family protein, which produces MSPLSKSSTTASAAEERSARVAVTLFPILILAGGAIALAMPTAFTGLAPWITPLLGVIMFGMGLTLTPPDFAIIAKRPVPVVIGVVAQYVIMPLLGWLVAAALGLPPALAAGVILVGCCPGGTASNVVSYLAKGDVALSVAMTSVSTLLAPLLTPVLALWLAGQYMPVDAGSMAWSIVQVVLIPVLLGLVLRVFLPRLVTKALPALPWISVLAITLVVVAVVAGSAKAIFTAGLLVLAAVILHNGLGYALGYGAARLFKLPIPARRTTAIEVGMQNSGLAAALSRQYLTPESALPAAIFSVWHNVSGAVLAAYWRRRSTPAARPGEPVPVAVTE; this is translated from the coding sequence ATGTCTCCCTTATCCAAATCTTCCACCACGGCATCCGCCGCCGAAGAACGCAGCGCCCGCGTCGCCGTCACGCTCTTTCCCATCCTCATCCTGGCCGGAGGCGCCATAGCGCTTGCCATGCCAACAGCCTTTACGGGCTTGGCCCCGTGGATCACTCCACTGCTGGGCGTCATTATGTTCGGCATGGGCCTGACGCTTACGCCCCCTGACTTCGCCATCATCGCCAAGCGCCCGGTTCCGGTGGTGATTGGTGTTGTGGCGCAGTACGTCATCATGCCGCTGCTTGGCTGGCTGGTTGCCGCGGCGTTGGGCCTGCCGCCTGCACTGGCCGCCGGGGTAATCCTGGTGGGCTGCTGCCCGGGTGGAACGGCGTCGAACGTGGTGTCCTACCTGGCCAAGGGCGACGTTGCCTTGTCCGTTGCCATGACGTCCGTTTCCACGCTGCTCGCTCCGCTGCTGACCCCCGTGCTGGCTCTGTGGCTGGCTGGCCAGTACATGCCGGTGGATGCCGGCTCGATGGCGTGGTCCATCGTCCAGGTGGTGCTGATCCCTGTGCTGCTGGGACTCGTGCTCCGTGTCTTCCTGCCACGTTTGGTCACTAAGGCGCTGCCTGCCCTTCCCTGGATTTCCGTCCTCGCCATCACCCTTGTGGTGGTAGCGGTCGTCGCTGGAAGCGCCAAGGCCATCTTCACTGCCGGACTGTTGGTCCTGGCCGCGGTCATCCTGCACAACGGCCTTGGCTATGCCCTCGGCTACGGCGCAGCCCGCCTGTTCAAGTTGCCCATCCCCGCCAGGCGCACCACCGCGATTGAGGTTGGGATGCAGAACTCAGGGCTTGCCGCAGCGTTGTCCCGGCAGTACCTGACTCCCGAGTCCGCCCTGCCTGCCGCCATCTTCTCGGTCTGGCACAACGTTTCGGGCGCGGTCCTCGCGGCCTACTGGCGCCGCCGCAGCACTCCTGCCGCACGCCCCGGTGAGCCGGTTCCGGTGGCTGTCACGGAGTAG